One Cyanobium sp. Tous-M-B4 genomic region harbors:
- the fusA gene encoding elongation factor G gives MARAFPLERVRNIGIAAHIDAGKTTTTERILFYSGVVHKMGEVHDGAAVTDWMEQERERGITITAAAISTTWKDNRINIIDTPGHVDFTIEVERSMRVLDGVVAVFCAVGGVQPQSETVWRQADRYNVPRIVFVNKMDRTGADFLKVYDQIKDRLKANAAPIQLPIGAEGELKGIIDLVRNKAIIYTNDLGTDIIEGEIPENMIEEAQKWRLKLMETVAESDEDLIDPFLENGELTEEQLIKGIRKATIHNGLVPMVCGSAFKNKGVQLVLDAVVDYLPAPVDVPPITGLLPDGSESNRPCDDSAPFSALAFKVMADPYGKLTFVRMYSGVLNKGSYVLNSTKDKKERISRLILLKAVDREEVDELRAGDLGAVLGLKDTTTGDTLCVESDPIILESLFIPEPVISVAVEPKTKGDMEKLSKALQSLSEEDPTFRVSTDPETSQTVIAGMGELHLEILVDRMLREFKVEANIGAPQVSYRETIRTSSKGEGKFARQTGGKGQYGHVVIEMEPGEPGTGFEFVNKIVGGIVPKEYIGPAEAGMKETCQSGVIAGFPMIDVRATMVDGSYHDVDSSEMAFKIAGSMAFKDAVKKCNPVLLEPMMKVEVEIPEDFLGSVIGDLSSRRGQVEGQSIDNGQSKVQTKVPLAEMFGYATQLRSMTQGRGIFSMEFSHYEEVPRNVAEAIISKNQGNS, from the coding sequence GTGGCCCGCGCCTTTCCACTGGAACGCGTTAGAAATATTGGTATTGCAGCCCACATCGATGCGGGCAAAACCACGACTACTGAACGGATTCTGTTCTATTCAGGCGTCGTCCACAAGATGGGCGAGGTGCATGACGGTGCAGCGGTCACCGACTGGATGGAGCAGGAGCGTGAGCGTGGTATCACGATCACCGCGGCTGCCATTTCCACCACTTGGAAAGACAACCGAATCAACATCATCGACACCCCCGGGCACGTCGACTTCACCATCGAGGTGGAACGTTCGATGCGGGTCCTGGACGGCGTGGTTGCTGTCTTCTGCGCCGTTGGTGGCGTACAGCCCCAGTCAGAGACCGTCTGGCGTCAGGCTGACCGCTACAACGTGCCTCGCATCGTGTTCGTCAACAAGATGGACCGGACCGGTGCCGACTTCCTGAAGGTCTACGACCAAATCAAGGATCGGCTCAAAGCCAATGCCGCACCGATCCAGCTGCCGATCGGAGCAGAGGGCGAACTAAAGGGAATTATCGACCTTGTGCGCAACAAGGCGATTATTTACACCAATGATCTCGGCACCGACATCATTGAAGGTGAAATTCCTGAAAATATGATTGAAGAGGCTCAAAAGTGGCGCCTCAAGTTAATGGAAACGGTCGCTGAGTCCGACGAAGACTTAATCGATCCCTTCCTGGAAAATGGCGAGCTCACCGAAGAGCAGTTGATCAAAGGCATCCGTAAGGCCACCATCCACAACGGCTTGGTGCCGATGGTGTGTGGCTCAGCCTTCAAAAACAAGGGCGTGCAGCTGGTATTGGACGCAGTGGTCGACTACCTACCAGCACCAGTTGATGTGCCTCCCATCACTGGCCTCCTGCCAGACGGCAGCGAGTCAAACCGCCCCTGCGATGACAGCGCGCCCTTCAGCGCCTTGGCCTTCAAGGTGATGGCTGACCCCTACGGCAAGCTCACTTTTGTGCGCATGTATTCCGGGGTGCTCAACAAAGGCAGCTATGTGCTCAACTCCACCAAAGACAAGAAGGAGCGCATTTCCCGCTTGATCTTGCTCAAGGCTGTTGACCGTGAAGAGGTTGATGAGCTGCGTGCCGGTGATCTTGGGGCTGTCTTGGGCCTTAAGGACACCACCACTGGAGACACGCTTTGCGTCGAATCTGACCCGATCATTCTCGAATCGCTCTTCATCCCCGAGCCCGTGATCTCGGTGGCTGTTGAGCCGAAAACCAAGGGTGACATGGAGAAGCTTTCCAAAGCTCTTCAGTCACTTTCAGAAGAAGACCCCACTTTCCGGGTCTCCACCGATCCTGAAACCAGCCAGACAGTTATTGCTGGCATGGGAGAACTCCACCTTGAAATCCTGGTGGATCGGATGCTGCGCGAGTTCAAGGTTGAAGCGAACATCGGCGCTCCCCAAGTGTCCTATCGCGAAACCATTCGCACCAGCTCCAAGGGTGAAGGCAAATTTGCCCGTCAGACCGGTGGTAAAGGCCAATACGGTCACGTAGTGATCGAAATGGAGCCCGGCGAGCCAGGCACAGGATTCGAGTTTGTCAACAAAATTGTTGGCGGCATCGTTCCCAAGGAGTACATCGGTCCAGCAGAAGCCGGCATGAAGGAGACCTGCCAATCCGGTGTGATTGCTGGTTTCCCCATGATCGACGTCAGGGCAACCATGGTTGACGGCTCTTACCACGACGTCGACTCCTCGGAGATGGCGTTTAAAATTGCCGGATCCATGGCCTTTAAAGACGCCGTCAAGAAGTGCAATCCCGTACTTCTTGAGCCAATGATGAAGGTGGAAGTCGAGATCCCCGAGGATTTCCTTGGGTCGGTCATCGGCGACCTCTCATCCCGTCGAGGCCAGGTCGAAGGACAGTCCATTGATAATGGTCAGTCCAAGGTCCAAACAAAAGTGCCCCTGGCCGAAATGTTCGGCTACGCCACCCAGCTCCGATCCATGACCCAGGGTCGGGGTATTTTCTCGATGGAGTTCAGCCATTACGAGGAAGTTCCTCGCAATGTGGCTGAGGCCATCATCTCCAAGAATCAGGGCAATTCCTGA
- the tuf gene encoding elongation factor Tu produces the protein MAREKFERNKPHVNIGTIGHVDHGKTTLTAAITNVLASQGMAKAQAYDEIDGAPEEKERGITINTAHVEYETTKRHYAHVDCPGHADYVKNMITGAAQMDGAILVVAATDGPMAQTKEHILLAKQVGVPALVVFLNKKDMVDDEEILELVELEMRELLSSYDFPGDDIPVVAGSALKALEFIQAGNKAERGANEWVDKILDLMDAVDESIPEPEREVDKPFLMAIEDVFSITGRGTVATGRIERGKVKVGETVQIVGIRDTRETTVTGVEMFRKLLEEGLAGDNCGLLLRGIQKEDIERGMVLVKPNSIKPHTKFEGEVYVLKKEEGGRHTPFFAGYRPQFYIRTTDVTGQITAFTSDDGANVEMVMPGDRIKMTGELICPVAIEQGMRFAIREGGRTIGAGVVSKIIA, from the coding sequence ATGGCACGCGAGAAGTTCGAAAGGAACAAACCCCACGTCAACATTGGCACTATCGGCCACGTTGACCACGGCAAAACCACCCTCACGGCTGCCATCACCAACGTGTTGGCGTCCCAAGGCATGGCCAAGGCCCAGGCCTACGACGAGATCGATGGTGCTCCTGAGGAGAAAGAGCGGGGCATCACTATCAACACGGCGCACGTCGAGTACGAGACCACAAAGCGTCACTACGCTCACGTGGACTGCCCCGGCCACGCCGACTACGTCAAGAACATGATCACCGGTGCCGCCCAAATGGACGGCGCGATCCTGGTAGTAGCCGCGACCGACGGGCCGATGGCCCAGACCAAGGAACACATCCTCCTTGCCAAACAGGTGGGTGTTCCCGCCCTAGTGGTGTTCCTCAACAAGAAGGACATGGTCGACGACGAGGAAATCCTCGAGCTTGTCGAACTGGAAATGCGCGAGCTGCTCAGCAGCTACGACTTCCCTGGCGATGACATCCCCGTGGTGGCAGGTTCAGCCCTGAAGGCCCTCGAATTTATCCAAGCTGGCAACAAGGCCGAGCGTGGTGCCAATGAGTGGGTTGACAAAATCCTCGACCTGATGGACGCAGTCGACGAGTCGATTCCTGAGCCTGAGCGCGAAGTAGACAAACCCTTCTTGATGGCCATCGAGGACGTTTTCTCGATCACCGGTCGCGGCACCGTGGCCACCGGCCGTATCGAACGCGGCAAGGTCAAGGTTGGCGAAACCGTTCAAATCGTCGGCATCCGCGACACCCGCGAGACCACTGTCACCGGCGTGGAAATGTTCCGCAAGCTGCTCGAAGAGGGTTTGGCTGGCGACAACTGTGGACTACTGCTGCGCGGTATCCAAAAGGAGGACATCGAGCGCGGCATGGTGCTTGTGAAGCCCAACTCCATCAAGCCCCACACCAAATTCGAAGGTGAGGTCTACGTGCTGAAGAAAGAAGAAGGCGGCCGCCACACCCCCTTCTTTGCTGGCTATCGCCCCCAGTTCTACATCCGTACAACGGACGTAACTGGTCAGATCACCGCCTTCACCTCTGACGACGGTGCCAACGTCGAAATGGTTATGCCCGGCGACCGCATCAAGATGACCGGCGAGCTCATCTGCCCCGTGGCCATTGAGCAGGGCATGCGCTTCGCTATCCGCGAAGGTGGCCGCACCATCGGTGCTGGCGTGGTCTCCAAGATCATCGCCTGA
- the rpsJ gene encoding 30S ribosomal protein S10 yields the protein MSTAIAQQKIRIRLKAFDRRMLDLSCEKIIETADHTAATAIGPIPLPTKRKIYCVLRSPHVDKDSREHFETRTHRRIIDIYSPSAKTIDALMKLDLPSGVDIEVKL from the coding sequence ATGTCCACAGCCATTGCCCAGCAGAAGATCCGCATTCGCCTCAAGGCGTTTGATCGCCGGATGCTTGATCTCTCCTGCGAAAAAATCATCGAAACCGCCGACCACACCGCCGCAACGGCGATCGGCCCCATTCCGCTGCCCACCAAGCGCAAGATTTACTGCGTGCTGCGCTCGCCCCACGTCGACAAAGACTCCCGCGAGCACTTCGAAACCCGCACCCATCGGCGCATCATCGATATCTACAGCCCTTCGGCAAAGACGATCGACGCACTGATGAAGCTTGACCTGCCCAGCGGCGTTGATATTGAAGTCAAGCTCTGA
- a CDS encoding LON peptidase substrate-binding domain-containing protein — translation MGELAVRELPLFPLPDVVLFPQEVLPLHIFEPRYRMLLRTVMAGDQRFGVVRWDPQNQTMADVGCCAEILHCQTQDDDHSNIVTMGQQRFRVLDIVREAPFRVGMVSWIEDEPETSHAELAALAGDVGQALRDVVELTGKLIGKPTSLPNDLPDLPRELSFWIGAHLGGPVADHQQALLEITDTSERLRQEYELLDQTRRQLAARTVLKDTFQPQ, via the coding sequence ATGGGCGAGCTGGCCGTAAGGGAGCTGCCGCTGTTTCCCTTGCCCGACGTGGTGCTCTTCCCCCAGGAAGTACTGCCACTTCATATTTTTGAGCCCCGCTACAGGATGCTGCTGCGCACGGTGATGGCCGGAGACCAGCGCTTCGGAGTTGTGCGTTGGGACCCCCAAAACCAAACAATGGCCGATGTGGGCTGCTGTGCCGAGATCCTGCACTGTCAGACCCAGGACGACGACCACAGCAACATCGTGACCATGGGGCAACAGCGTTTTCGCGTACTCGACATCGTGCGTGAGGCGCCCTTTCGAGTGGGAATGGTTAGCTGGATTGAAGATGAACCCGAGACAAGCCATGCGGAGCTGGCTGCGTTGGCGGGCGATGTCGGCCAAGCCCTGCGGGATGTGGTGGAACTAACCGGCAAGCTGATTGGCAAACCCACCAGCCTGCCCAACGACCTGCCCGACTTACCCAGGGAGCTGTCGTTCTGGATCGGAGCCCACCTAGGTGGCCCGGTCGCCGACCACCAGCAGGCCCTGCTGGAGATCACTGATACCAGCGAGCGCCTGCGCCAGGAATACGAATTGCTGGACCAGACCAGGAGGCAGTTGGCGGCACGCACCGTGCTCAAAGACACCTTCCAGCCCCAATAA
- a CDS encoding methyltransferase domain-containing protein — protein sequence MTVLSWPLAATIGAGALGCLAVALSARLWLKRRRRYESSASVADAYDRWTNDQLLERLWGDHIHLGYYRQSGSPRSRHQDFRVAKETFVHELARWSGLDQLPRGSTVLDVGCGIGGSARILARDYGLNVLGISISPAQIARATALTPAGLSCRFAVMDALALEIADASVDAVWSVEACPHMPDKQRYADELLRVLKPGGLLAVADWNRRDPADGAMDRRERWVMRQLLEQWAHPEFASIRGLQKHLESSAQSGGISIETGDWTSATLPSWIESIFEGVRRPGAILGLGPAAVLQGLRETPTILLMRWAFATGLMQFGVFRGRKPSQA from the coding sequence ATGACCGTCCTGAGCTGGCCCCTGGCCGCCACCATCGGGGCCGGAGCCCTTGGCTGCCTTGCCGTCGCCCTATCGGCACGCCTTTGGCTGAAACGCCGGCGGCGTTATGAATCCTCAGCAAGCGTGGCAGACGCCTACGACCGCTGGACCAATGACCAGCTGCTGGAGCGGCTCTGGGGGGACCATATCCACCTGGGCTACTACCGCCAGAGTGGTAGCCCCAGGTCGCGCCACCAGGATTTCCGAGTTGCCAAAGAAACCTTCGTCCATGAACTAGCGCGCTGGAGCGGCCTCGACCAACTGCCCCGCGGCTCCACCGTGCTTGATGTGGGCTGCGGCATTGGCGGCAGCGCCCGCATCCTGGCGAGGGACTATGGACTGAACGTCCTGGGTATCAGCATCAGCCCGGCCCAGATAGCCCGGGCCACTGCCCTAACGCCAGCCGGCCTCAGCTGCCGCTTTGCGGTGATGGATGCCCTAGCCCTGGAAATTGCCGATGCCAGCGTTGATGCCGTCTGGAGTGTGGAGGCCTGTCCCCACATGCCCGACAAGCAGCGCTACGCCGATGAGTTGCTGCGTGTGCTCAAACCAGGCGGCCTGCTGGCTGTAGCCGACTGGAACCGGCGCGATCCGGCCGATGGCGCCATGGATCGGCGAGAGCGCTGGGTGATGCGTCAGTTGCTTGAACAGTGGGCCCACCCTGAATTCGCCAGTATCCGCGGGCTGCAAAAGCACCTGGAATCAAGCGCCCAATCCGGTGGCATCAGCATCGAAACAGGCGACTGGACCAGCGCCACCCTGCCCTCCTGGATCGAATCGATCTTTGAGGGGGTACGCCGGCCCGGCGCCATCCTGGGCCTGGGTCCCGCCGCAGTTTTGCAAGGCCTGCGCGAAACTCCCACGATCCTGCTGATGCGTTGGGCCTTCGCCACCGGACTGATGCAATTTGGCGTCTTTCGCGGCCGCAAGCCCAGCCAGGCCTAA
- the pheA gene encoding prephenate dehydratase: MRFAFLGPAGTYGEQATRQLAELEGVANPELVPQLGIRAVVQALAQGTCDAAVVPVENSVEGGVTACLDALWEHPDLSVARALVLPIRHALLGSGPITGVSEVLSHPQALAQCSQWLSEHLPQALQLPTSSTAEAARMVAGSRFRAAIASQQAGTEHGLLELAYPINDVAGNCTRFLLLRRGPRSSQGPMASIAFSLHSNQPGALLEALGCFAQRGLNMGRIESRPSKREMGEYIFFVDLELPDGSTPLEAALAELAPLCEHLALFGAYPVTNLA, encoded by the coding sequence ATGCGTTTTGCCTTCCTCGGGCCGGCCGGCACCTACGGCGAGCAGGCAACCCGGCAACTGGCCGAGTTGGAAGGTGTCGCCAACCCTGAATTGGTGCCTCAGCTAGGTATCCGGGCCGTTGTTCAGGCCCTAGCCCAGGGCACCTGTGATGCGGCAGTGGTGCCTGTAGAGAATTCAGTGGAGGGGGGGGTGACGGCCTGCCTGGACGCGCTCTGGGAGCATCCGGATCTCAGCGTCGCCCGTGCCTTGGTGCTGCCGATCCGCCATGCCCTGCTTGGCAGCGGCCCGATTACGGGCGTGAGTGAGGTGTTGTCCCATCCCCAGGCCCTAGCCCAGTGCAGCCAGTGGCTGTCGGAACACCTGCCCCAGGCCCTGCAGTTGCCCACCAGCTCCACGGCGGAGGCGGCCCGCATGGTGGCGGGCAGCCGCTTCCGCGCAGCGATCGCCTCCCAGCAGGCCGGCACGGAGCATGGCCTGCTGGAGCTGGCCTATCCGATCAATGATGTGGCGGGCAACTGCACCCGCTTCCTGTTGCTGCGGCGGGGCCCGCGCTCATCGCAGGGCCCGATGGCAAGCATCGCCTTTTCCCTGCACTCCAACCAGCCAGGGGCCCTGCTCGAAGCGCTTGGCTGCTTTGCCCAGCGCGGGCTCAACATGGGCCGGATCGAGTCGCGCCCATCAAAGCGGGAGATGGGCGAGTACATATTTTTCGTTGATCTGGAGCTTCCCGATGGATCGACCCCTCTGGAGGCAGCCCTTGCTGAGCTAGCGCCCCTTTGCGAGCACCTGGCCCTATTTGGGGCCTACCCAGTCACCAACCTCGCTTAG
- a CDS encoding DUF1997 domain-containing protein, which produces MPLAFCASQQLQLDVSHQPERLAAYLSDQDRVVKALLDPNQLEPLGPGRYRYAVTHLQVFQLQIQPVVDLHIRLAQDRLVLEATECELEGLGLVDDFQLTLGSWLAAGANGLEGEASLAVTVSQPSLLKLIPAKVLEATGRSLLAGILLGIKGRVGQQLLSDYRLWCQEH; this is translated from the coding sequence ATGCCCCTGGCCTTCTGCGCCAGTCAGCAACTGCAACTTGACGTGAGCCACCAGCCCGAACGGCTGGCCGCCTACTTGAGCGATCAGGATCGGGTGGTCAAAGCCCTGCTGGATCCCAATCAGCTCGAGCCCCTCGGCCCAGGTCGCTATCGCTACGCGGTGACCCATCTGCAGGTATTTCAATTGCAGATTCAGCCAGTGGTAGATCTGCACATCCGTCTGGCCCAAGACCGGCTGGTACTGGAAGCCACCGAGTGTGAACTGGAGGGTTTGGGGCTAGTGGATGATTTCCAGCTCACCCTGGGATCCTGGTTGGCAGCCGGTGCCAACGGGCTGGAAGGGGAAGCAAGCTTGGCCGTGACGGTGAGCCAGCCCTCGCTGCTCAAACTGATTCCAGCCAAGGTGCTGGAAGCAACCGGGCGCTCTCTGCTGGCAGGCATCCTGCTGGGCATCAAGGGCCGGGTGGGGCAGCAGCTACTCAGCGACTATCGCCTCTGGTGCCAGGAGCACTGA
- a CDS encoding ribonuclease HII, which produces MGPPEPDPWQGRDPGECAGVDEVGRGCLFGPVFAAAVVLPAAALAPLAGLGLTDSKKLTARRRAALVPVIQRLAASWALGQASAAEIDRGGIRLATELAMARALQKLSCPFELLLVDGVLPLRGWHGDQRTMVRGDSHCLAIAAASVLAKQARDALIIALAERYPGYGLERHAGYGTALHRAALQNLGTTPLHRHSFLGRLKLSAPGTRGDSR; this is translated from the coding sequence GTGGGCCCGCCCGAGCCGGATCCCTGGCAGGGCCGGGATCCGGGCGAGTGCGCCGGCGTTGATGAGGTCGGTCGCGGTTGTCTGTTCGGCCCTGTTTTTGCCGCTGCGGTAGTGCTGCCGGCAGCAGCGCTAGCCCCCTTGGCTGGTCTGGGGCTCACCGACAGCAAAAAGCTCACCGCCCGGCGGCGAGCGGCCCTGGTGCCCGTTATCCAGCGCCTGGCGGCTTCCTGGGCCCTCGGCCAGGCCTCGGCGGCAGAAATCGATCGCGGGGGCATCCGGCTAGCAACAGAGCTGGCCATGGCCCGCGCCCTGCAAAAGCTGTCGTGTCCGTTTGAGCTGCTGCTTGTGGATGGGGTGCTGCCCCTGCGTGGCTGGCACGGCGACCAGCGCACAATGGTGCGAGGCGATAGCCACTGCCTGGCGATTGCGGCCGCCAGCGTGCTGGCCAAGCAGGCCCGGGACGCCTTGATCATCGCCCTGGCGGAGCGCTATCCGGGCTATGGGCTGGAGCGTCATGCTGGTTATGGCACGGCCTTGCATCGTGCGGCCCTCCAAAACCTCGGCACAACGCCGCTGCATCGTCATAGTTTTTTGGGGCGGCTGAAGCTCAGTGCTCCTGGCACCAGAGGCGATAGTCGCTGA
- a CDS encoding Rne/Rng family ribonuclease translates to MPQQIVIAEQLRIAAVLNDERVDELVVAQGRYQIGDVYLGTVENVLPGIDAAFVNIGESEKNGFIHVTDLGPLRLRKGAAGITELLEPRQKVLVQVMKEPTGTKGPRLTGNLALPGRFLVLQPHGQGVNISRRINGENERNRLRALGVLIKPPGAGLLIRTEAEAVSEELLIDDLEALLRQWEGIQTAAETASPPVLLNRDEDFVHRVLRDLYSPELVRVVVDTPEAVARANAFLGSDHTTVLVEAHTESAEILEHFKVNAAIRDALKPRVDLPSGGYVIIEPTEALTVIDVNSGSFTRSANSRETVLWTNCEAAVEIGRQLKLRNIGGVVIIDFIDMESRRDQLQLLEHFTQAVRDDAARPQIAQLTELGLVELTRKRQGQNIYELFGRACPSCGGLGHVAVLPGKDTLQPLATLTGLVRSAASARAEVFSPAIPEAPTGRRRRGGRGGRNGSEFLDAPGTQAADGVEIVPIEAPVSSSGASMEPAPRRFDQELVAVPMDADQELVFGWMGLNPALLLEQPPSNDNVVVRVVRPGMEAEEVLEQARQQLAAAGSRRRRGRGGRGGTAAAADAQYGAGDMPASGVETGVMPAPVEITPLPERSEPETVVTVSVPTTASIAPPEVEIPARRGRTRSSAANTPAAKTQTSQAGTLQADTAVAVAEPELDESGEPRRRRRRSSASS, encoded by the coding sequence ATGCCCCAGCAGATCGTCATAGCCGAGCAACTGCGAATCGCCGCAGTTCTCAACGACGAACGTGTTGATGAATTGGTTGTGGCCCAAGGCCGCTATCAGATCGGAGACGTCTATCTAGGCACCGTTGAAAATGTGTTGCCTGGCATCGACGCCGCTTTTGTGAATATCGGCGAAAGCGAAAAGAACGGCTTCATACACGTCACCGATCTGGGTCCCCTGCGGCTGCGCAAGGGAGCTGCCGGCATTACCGAGCTACTGGAGCCGCGCCAGAAGGTGTTGGTGCAGGTGATGAAGGAGCCCACCGGTACCAAGGGCCCCCGCCTCACCGGCAACCTGGCTTTGCCGGGGCGGTTTTTGGTGTTGCAGCCCCACGGCCAGGGAGTGAACATCTCCCGCCGCATCAACGGTGAGAACGAGCGCAACCGGCTGCGGGCCCTCGGTGTGCTGATCAAGCCCCCAGGCGCCGGCCTGTTGATCCGCACCGAGGCCGAAGCTGTTAGCGAAGAGCTGCTAATCGACGACCTTGAAGCCCTGCTGCGCCAGTGGGAGGGCATCCAAACCGCCGCCGAAACCGCCAGCCCACCCGTGCTGCTCAACCGCGACGAAGACTTTGTGCATCGCGTTTTGCGCGATCTCTACAGCCCAGAGCTAGTGCGGGTGGTGGTTGATACCCCGGAAGCGGTTGCCCGGGCCAATGCCTTTCTGGGCTCTGATCACACCACGGTGCTGGTGGAAGCCCACACCGAATCGGCGGAGATTCTTGAGCACTTCAAGGTCAATGCCGCCATTCGCGATGCCTTGAAGCCGCGAGTTGATCTGCCTTCCGGCGGCTACGTGATTATTGAGCCCACCGAGGCGCTCACTGTCATTGATGTCAACTCCGGCTCCTTCACCCGCTCGGCCAACTCCCGCGAGACGGTGCTCTGGACCAACTGCGAAGCGGCGGTGGAGATCGGCCGCCAGCTGAAGCTGCGCAACATCGGCGGCGTGGTGATCATTGACTTCATTGATATGGAGTCCCGTCGTGATCAGCTGCAGCTGCTCGAACATTTCACCCAGGCGGTTCGAGACGATGCCGCCCGTCCCCAGATAGCCCAGCTCACCGAGCTCGGCCTAGTGGAGCTCACCCGCAAGCGCCAGGGGCAGAACATCTACGAACTGTTTGGACGAGCCTGCCCCAGCTGTGGGGGCTTGGGTCATGTGGCCGTGCTGCCAGGCAAAGACACGCTTCAGCCCCTGGCAACCCTCACCGGCCTAGTGCGCTCCGCTGCATCGGCTCGCGCTGAGGTATTCAGCCCCGCCATCCCCGAGGCCCCTACCGGTCGCCGCCGCCGAGGCGGGCGAGGCGGGCGTAATGGCAGTGAGTTCCTTGATGCGCCTGGCACGCAGGCCGCTGATGGGGTCGAGATCGTCCCGATCGAGGCACCTGTCTCAAGCAGCGGCGCCAGCATGGAGCCGGCCCCCCGCCGCTTTGATCAGGAGCTGGTGGCCGTGCCGATGGATGCGGACCAGGAATTGGTGTTTGGTTGGATGGGCCTCAATCCCGCCCTGCTGCTAGAGCAGCCCCCCAGCAACGACAACGTCGTGGTCAGGGTTGTTCGCCCCGGCATGGAGGCGGAAGAAGTGCTGGAGCAAGCCAGGCAGCAGCTGGCCGCTGCCGGTTCCCGTCGTCGCCGCGGACGCGGTGGTCGTGGTGGTACTGCAGCCGCCGCTGACGCTCAGTACGGCGCTGGAGACATGCCGGCCTCAGGCGTAGAGACTGGGGTTATGCCGGCTCCGGTGGAAATCACGCCCCTGCCAGAGCGCAGCGAGCCCGAGACCGTGGTCACGGTGTCGGTGCCGACCACTGCCAGCATCGCTCCTCCTGAAGTCGAGATTCCAGCTCGCCGCGGTCGCACCCGCAGTTCTGCGGCCAACACCCCTGCAGCGAAAACCCAAACCTCCCAAGCCGGCACCCTCCAAGCTGACACCGCGGTGGCAGTCGCTGAGCCGGAGCTTGATGAGTCAGGCGAACCACGTCGCCGCCGCCGCCGCTCCTCGGCCTCCAGCTGA